One window of Phycisphaeraceae bacterium genomic DNA carries:
- a CDS encoding ATP-binding protein, with translation MSLFLAGVETTNQEIEEVVAQRTNELEEQKKQLVAEIQRSKQLQDELVHAQKMESIGQLAAGIAHEINTPIQYIGDNTRFAAESYEGLFRIVDEYAKQLDPTIEARPWQERAQALQQLLDDLDIEFLKDEIPKAMAQSLEGVKRVSEIVQAMKSFSHPGGEKSPADLNKAIESTVTVCKNRWKYVAEVDLQLDESLPPVPCFVSEINQVILNLVVNAADAIAEANKNEQSTNGLITVTTRRNGDWAEICVSDTGTGIPDEVQRKIFDPFFTTKAVGSGTGQGLSISHDVVVNKHNGTIKVDSEPGEGTTFYIRLPLIEQSLQTEREAA, from the coding sequence ATGTCGCTGTTTCTTGCTGGAGTCGAGACGACCAATCAAGAGATCGAAGAGGTTGTAGCCCAACGGACGAACGAGCTCGAAGAACAGAAGAAGCAACTGGTAGCCGAGATCCAACGAAGCAAGCAACTGCAAGACGAGCTCGTTCACGCCCAGAAAATGGAATCTATCGGACAACTCGCCGCGGGCATAGCCCATGAGATCAATACACCTATCCAGTACATCGGCGACAATACCCGATTCGCTGCCGAAAGCTACGAAGGGCTATTCAGGATTGTTGACGAGTATGCCAAACAGCTTGATCCCACTATTGAAGCCAGGCCGTGGCAGGAGCGTGCCCAGGCGCTACAGCAGTTGCTTGATGACTTGGATATTGAGTTTCTGAAAGATGAAATCCCAAAGGCAATGGCACAGTCATTGGAGGGTGTGAAGCGTGTATCAGAGATCGTACAGGCAATGAAGTCATTTTCACATCCCGGCGGCGAGAAGTCTCCGGCTGATCTCAACAAGGCGATAGAGAGTACCGTGACTGTCTGCAAGAATCGATGGAAGTATGTTGCAGAAGTTGATTTGCAGCTGGATGAGTCTCTCCCGCCAGTGCCATGCTTCGTGAGTGAAATCAATCAAGTTATTCTTAATCTTGTCGTGAATGCTGCTGATGCGATTGCAGAAGCGAATAAGAATGAACAGAGTACGAACGGTCTGATTACGGTTACAACACGCAGAAATGGCGACTGGGCAGAAATCTGTGTTTCGGATACCGGGACAGGGATTCCGGATGAAGTTCAGCGAAAAATATTCGACCCATTCTTTACGACTAAAGCGGTTGGCAGTGGAACAGGGCAGGGACTGTCAATTTCCCATGATGTTGTTGTAAACAAGCACAACGGAACCATTAAAGTTGATTCTGAGCCAGGAGAAGGAACAACGTTCTACATCCGACTTCCATTAATCGAACAATCATTGCAAACCGAAAGAGAGGCGGCATGA
- a CDS encoding HDOD domain-containing protein has protein sequence MSETKTRVLFVDDEEFLLNGLRRMLRSHRSEWDMVFVNSGEKALEQMAIKPFDVIVSDMRMPAMSGSELLRRVQQEYPSTVRLVLSGQADYEEIVTSVGPIHQFMHKPCDLDVLVSAVNRTCELGQLFNDQQLRRLVTELESLPSVSSLQEELLAKLNCEDATPQEIGEAIGQDLGTTTKILQLVNSSFFGLTRKVTTPSEAVLLLGMDTVRSLVIAMQVYSQVKGPAAPGFSERQLFSHSLAVATIAKQIALHECYPKKDVERAFLAGLLHDIGKLVLATYRSQEYAEVLDITRDGTITAEEAEHDRIGATHGEVGGYLLCLWAFADPIVDTAIFHHSPSRHDSSTFSELTAVHVANAIVNSDTHNDDTALAGIDKPYLDRLGLADQLASWRAVPRVAA, from the coding sequence ATGAGTGAGACGAAGACACGAGTACTCTTTGTTGACGACGAGGAGTTCCTCCTGAATGGGCTGCGTCGAATGCTACGATCCCATCGCAGTGAGTGGGACATGGTCTTTGTCAACTCTGGCGAGAAGGCACTGGAACAAATGGCTATCAAGCCGTTTGATGTAATCGTTTCAGATATGCGAATGCCAGCTATGTCAGGCAGCGAGTTGCTCCGCAGAGTCCAACAAGAGTATCCGAGCACGGTAAGGCTCGTGCTTTCTGGTCAAGCAGACTATGAGGAAATCGTTACAAGCGTTGGACCGATCCACCAGTTTATGCATAAGCCGTGTGATCTTGATGTTCTTGTTTCAGCTGTCAATCGTACCTGTGAGCTTGGACAGCTATTTAATGACCAACAGCTTCGGAGATTGGTTACAGAGCTTGAGTCCTTACCAAGCGTGTCATCTCTGCAAGAAGAGCTGCTGGCAAAGCTGAACTGCGAGGACGCGACCCCCCAGGAAATCGGTGAAGCAATCGGCCAGGATCTTGGCACAACGACAAAGATACTGCAGCTCGTCAACTCTTCCTTCTTTGGGCTAACACGGAAGGTTACTACGCCCTCAGAGGCTGTGCTTCTTCTCGGGATGGACACGGTCCGCTCACTCGTGATAGCCATGCAGGTCTATTCTCAAGTCAAAGGACCAGCGGCGCCAGGGTTTTCGGAGAGACAACTCTTTTCTCACAGCCTTGCAGTGGCAACTATTGCAAAGCAGATTGCTTTGCACGAGTGCTATCCGAAGAAGGATGTGGAGCGAGCATTTCTTGCAGGTCTGCTTCATGATATTGGCAAGCTTGTGCTGGCTACGTATCGATCGCAAGAATACGCCGAGGTTCTTGACATCACTCGTGATGGTACGATAACTGCTGAGGAAGCTGAGCACGACCGTATAGGCGCCACACATGGCGAAGTCGGTGGATATCTACTTTGCCTCTGGGCGTTTGCGGATCCCATTGTAGATACAGCGATCTTCCACCATTCACCCTCTAGACATGACTCTAGTACTTTCTCAGAGCTCACTGCGGTTCATGTTGCCAATGCAATTGTAAACTCGGATACCCACAACGACGATACAGCGCTCGCAGGTATCGACAAACCGTACCTCGATCGACTGGGTTTAGCGGACCAGCTAGCATCGTGGAGAGCTGTGCCCAGGGTTGCCGCGTGA
- a CDS encoding response regulator: MPNAILYVDDEPFILDACKRSLGRKYNITIAAGPVDGLAAIRNQGPFAVILTDMRMPEMNGVEFICAARKLSPDSVCMMLTGNADQQTAIDAINDGDVFRFLTKPCQNELLASAFDAAIKQHKLVTAEKELLQRTLVGSIRALMEALELVSPRAFSRANRIKPIVQLLCTELQLDNQWQYTLAAMMSQIGCITLPPELIEKVHTGQRTTDAERTMYRAHPQHGQRLIEHIPRLDRCARMIGGQFKPYGSGGTPKPNTAEGACEIGAQMLRVATDYDAHIQSGLSRQETLEKMESQSKEYNPNLLAILQVCSAMTLNNQRHYDTKQINADDLTTEMIADEDITTQAGVLLVSKGSEITKALMERLRNYARSVGVREPFSVLVPKHEQSEAA, encoded by the coding sequence ATGCCGAACGCCATCTTGTATGTTGACGACGAACCGTTCATCCTTGATGCGTGCAAGCGATCTTTGGGGCGGAAGTATAATATTACCATAGCAGCCGGGCCAGTCGATGGGCTCGCTGCGATTCGGAATCAAGGCCCATTTGCGGTAATCCTGACAGATATGCGAATGCCAGAAATGAACGGCGTAGAGTTTATCTGTGCTGCGAGAAAGTTGTCGCCTGACTCTGTATGCATGATGCTCACTGGGAACGCCGATCAACAAACTGCAATTGACGCAATTAATGACGGAGATGTGTTTCGATTTCTCACAAAGCCATGCCAGAATGAGTTACTTGCTTCGGCGTTCGATGCCGCTATCAAGCAGCACAAGTTGGTTACTGCCGAGAAGGAACTGCTGCAACGCACCTTGGTAGGCAGCATCCGCGCCCTCATGGAAGCTCTTGAGCTGGTGAGCCCTCGTGCTTTCTCGCGAGCAAACAGGATAAAGCCGATTGTGCAACTTTTATGCACAGAACTCCAACTTGACAATCAATGGCAATACACACTTGCGGCGATGATGTCACAAATTGGATGCATCACGCTCCCTCCAGAGTTGATTGAAAAGGTTCATACCGGCCAAAGAACGACAGATGCTGAACGAACAATGTACCGGGCACACCCACAACACGGGCAAAGATTAATCGAACACATTCCAAGACTCGATCGTTGTGCTCGAATGATTGGAGGGCAGTTCAAGCCGTATGGTTCCGGTGGTACACCGAAGCCGAATACTGCCGAAGGTGCGTGCGAGATCGGCGCGCAAATGCTTCGGGTAGCAACAGACTACGATGCGCATATCCAGTCTGGATTATCCCGGCAAGAAACACTTGAAAAGATGGAATCACAATCAAAAGAGTATAACCCCAACCTGCTCGCCATCTTGCAGGTATGTTCAGCTATGACACTAAACAATCAGCGGCACTACGACACAAAGCAGATCAACGCGGACGATCTGACAACAGAGATGATTGCTGATGAGGACATAACGACTCAAGCGGGTGTATTGCTTGTATCTAAAGGAAGTGAGATAACGAAGGCGCTCATGGAACGCCTCCGTAACTATGCACGAAGTGTCGGGGTGAGGGAACCTTTCAGCGTGCTCGTACCAAAGCATGAGCAGAGTGAGGCCGCGTAG
- the nrfH gene encoding cytochrome c nitrite reductase small subunit, producing the protein MPAETPASKLSDAESLSAQRPRKRITHVGLLAIAVSFACGTFGGVGTFTFGYGEGAAYLSNNPASCANCHVMQAHYDSWLKSSHENVATCNDCHLPHHPLGKWITKADNGFFHSLAFTTGDFHEPIQIKPRNRTVTQQACLHCHGEYVNHMLPAESGGDMLMCIHCHSDVGHSQR; encoded by the coding sequence ATGCCTGCCGAAACTCCAGCCTCCAAGCTATCTGATGCAGAGTCCTTGTCTGCACAAAGACCTCGAAAGCGGATAACCCATGTGGGCCTGCTCGCGATTGCGGTGTCCTTTGCCTGCGGTACATTCGGCGGCGTGGGTACGTTTACCTTTGGGTACGGCGAGGGTGCAGCCTATCTCAGCAACAACCCCGCTTCGTGTGCAAACTGCCATGTGATGCAGGCACACTACGACTCGTGGCTGAAGTCGAGTCATGAGAATGTTGCGACATGCAACGATTGCCATCTGCCGCACCATCCGCTGGGCAAATGGATCACCAAGGCCGACAACGGGTTCTTCCACTCGCTTGCGTTCACCACGGGTGACTTCCACGAACCGATCCAGATCAAACCACGCAATCGCACCGTGACACAGCAAGCTTGCTTGCATTGTCACGGCGAGTACGTCAACCACATGCTCCCGGCCGAGTCTGGCGGCGACATGCTGATGTGCATCCACTGCCATTCGGATGTCGGCCATTCGCAGCGATAA
- a CDS encoding Rrf2 family transcriptional regulator, translated as MISQTSEYALRAVVYLAAQTLNEQTSASQISEATKVPVLYLQKVLRMLSKHHILTAQRGAGGGFQLAKLPSSISVYDVLRATETEIERISSCPLGIKGHTTLCALHKLLDSEIARIQQAFASTSIEDLLTTTNNQPLCRSSMRPQGLTISDFPAENKKE; from the coding sequence GTGATCAGCCAAACGTCTGAATATGCGCTCAGAGCAGTCGTTTACCTTGCTGCCCAAACTTTAAACGAACAAACGTCTGCAAGTCAGATTTCTGAAGCAACAAAGGTTCCAGTGCTGTACTTGCAGAAGGTGCTGCGGATGCTTTCGAAACACCACATTCTAACTGCGCAGCGAGGTGCTGGCGGTGGTTTTCAGCTTGCCAAACTCCCATCATCTATTAGCGTGTACGATGTGCTTCGGGCGACCGAAACCGAGATCGAACGTATTTCCAGTTGTCCTCTTGGTATCAAAGGACATACAACCCTCTGCGCGCTTCATAAGCTTCTCGACTCTGAGATTGCGCGTATTCAGCAGGCATTTGCGTCTACATCGATCGAGGACTTGTTAACAACGACCAATAATCAACCGCTTTGCAGATCATCTATGCGACCCCAAGGCCTGACAATATCAGACTTTCCAGCCGAAAATAAAAAAGAATAG
- a CDS encoding c-type cytochrome: MVSSRVSKKDDPYKWHAIAYALLVGLTAPSILLLVMVTQPAPVRDVSSLRIQQIAQELGLDTDAIYRGAYIYSKSCALCHGNDANGVARLGKPLRNSAFVQEHSDDELFTLIAQGRLPSDPANTTGAAMPARGNQALNDDDLRSVVQYLRSLQDMDQPTVLVDAWNIPRDMSSETAGPSGVGHDLFVASCSACHGPQGQGMEGLGKPLATSEFVVAQSDEELIKFIKSGRPIWDSNNTTGLDMPPKGGNPALTDEQLSDIVRFIRSIHK; encoded by the coding sequence ATGGTGTCTAGCAGAGTCAGCAAGAAAGATGATCCGTATAAGTGGCACGCGATCGCGTACGCACTCCTTGTAGGGCTTACTGCACCATCCATACTTCTCTTGGTCATGGTGACTCAGCCTGCCCCTGTTCGCGATGTATCGTCGTTACGAATCCAGCAAATCGCCCAGGAACTTGGGTTGGATACCGATGCCATATACAGAGGTGCATACATCTACTCAAAGAGCTGCGCACTTTGTCACGGCAACGATGCAAACGGTGTAGCACGTCTGGGCAAGCCACTACGGAACAGTGCGTTTGTGCAAGAACATTCTGATGATGAGTTGTTTACGCTGATTGCGCAAGGACGGTTACCCAGCGATCCAGCGAACACAACCGGCGCTGCCATGCCTGCACGCGGGAACCAAGCATTAAACGACGATGACTTGCGCAGTGTTGTGCAATATCTCCGTTCGCTTCAAGACATGGACCAACCAACGGTGTTGGTTGACGCGTGGAATATCCCGCGCGATATGTCATCTGAGACTGCAGGCCCCTCTGGTGTCGGGCACGACCTCTTTGTCGCTTCATGTTCTGCATGTCATGGACCTCAAGGGCAAGGAATGGAAGGGTTAGGAAAACCGCTTGCCACGAGTGAGTTTGTTGTAGCCCAATCTGATGAAGAACTTATCAAGTTCATAAAGAGTGGGCGTCCAATCTGGGACTCGAACAACACAACTGGGCTCGATATGCCGCCCAAGGGTGGTAACCCAGCACTCACAGACGAGCAACTCAGTGACATCGTTCGGTTTATCCGCAGTATCCATAAGTAA
- the nosZ gene encoding Sec-dependent nitrous-oxide reductase, protein MKRTRGVSRIAFITGAAMVTAAAVGQSISDVQKVAESRGLSTADLLAAAKTFVPSGMKDEYIIFSSGGHSGQVFVIGVPSMRLLRSIAVFTPEPWQGWGYGVGEEVLKEGYVDGKENLWGDTHHPALSETDGDYDGQWCFINDKINARVAVIDLRDFETKQIIKNPLTISDHGGTFVTPNTEYVIEGGQYAVPWGHEYAPIEEYKEKYKGSVTMWKFDRAKGRIDKEKSFAIELPPYWQDLSDAGKGVSEGYIFLNSLNSEMATGGIQDKKPPFEAGVSRNATDFLHIIDWHKAEKIYQAGKVEIVKGFPVITLQTAIAEGLLYITPEPRSPHGVDVAPKGDFIVVSGKLDPHVTIYSFEKITSAIASKKFAGKDDFGVPILDFDAVVEAQVEVGLGPLHTQFGPDGYAYTSLFLDSAVARWTLGGSYGSGTPEPDWTLVHKTPVHYNVGHIGVAEGDTVSPDGKYLVAFNKWSVDRFFQTGPLLPQNFQLVDISAKGTTMPVIYDMPIGVGEPHYAQIVKADKLNPWAVYPEIGWDPHTQSMDPMAPKPKMERVVRKGNTVEVFMTSVRSHFNPEHVTVKQGDKVIWRITNIERAVDAVHGFSIPVYNVNLSLEPGETAKIEFIADTPGTFPFYCSEFCSALHLEMMGYFMVEPN, encoded by the coding sequence ATGAAACGTACGAGAGGCGTATCGAGAATCGCATTCATAACCGGCGCCGCGATGGTAACGGCCGCAGCAGTTGGGCAGTCAATTAGTGATGTCCAGAAGGTCGCCGAATCAAGAGGGCTCAGCACTGCCGACCTCCTCGCTGCCGCTAAGACCTTTGTTCCCAGTGGCATGAAGGATGAGTACATCATCTTCTCCTCCGGTGGGCATTCCGGACAGGTGTTCGTTATAGGCGTTCCCTCGATGCGCCTACTGCGGTCTATCGCGGTTTTTACTCCCGAACCGTGGCAAGGCTGGGGGTATGGTGTTGGTGAAGAAGTACTCAAAGAAGGGTATGTGGATGGGAAGGAGAACCTCTGGGGAGACACGCACCATCCAGCCCTTTCTGAGACTGATGGTGACTACGACGGTCAGTGGTGCTTCATCAACGACAAGATCAACGCACGAGTCGCAGTAATCGATCTGCGCGACTTTGAAACAAAGCAGATTATCAAAAATCCGTTGACGATCAGCGATCATGGTGGCACGTTCGTTACACCCAATACTGAGTACGTGATTGAAGGCGGTCAGTATGCTGTGCCGTGGGGTCATGAGTACGCCCCGATCGAAGAGTACAAGGAGAAATACAAGGGCTCGGTCACGATGTGGAAGTTCGATCGAGCCAAAGGCAGGATCGACAAGGAGAAATCGTTCGCAATAGAACTTCCCCCGTACTGGCAAGATTTATCTGATGCGGGCAAGGGGGTGAGTGAAGGATACATCTTCCTCAACTCTCTCAACTCCGAGATGGCAACCGGTGGAATTCAGGATAAGAAGCCTCCCTTCGAAGCCGGGGTTAGTAGGAACGCTACCGACTTCCTTCACATCATCGACTGGCACAAGGCAGAGAAGATCTATCAGGCTGGCAAGGTCGAGATAGTCAAGGGCTTCCCGGTGATCACCTTGCAGACAGCAATCGCAGAAGGGCTGCTCTATATCACACCAGAACCGCGCAGCCCGCACGGTGTTGATGTTGCTCCGAAAGGGGATTTCATAGTTGTGTCCGGCAAACTCGATCCGCACGTAACAATCTACTCATTCGAAAAGATCACAAGCGCAATCGCGTCAAAGAAGTTTGCAGGCAAAGACGATTTCGGCGTTCCGATTCTCGACTTTGATGCGGTGGTCGAAGCACAGGTTGAAGTAGGTCTCGGGCCGCTTCATACACAGTTTGGTCCCGATGGGTATGCCTATACGTCGCTGTTCCTTGACTCAGCTGTCGCACGATGGACGCTTGGTGGTTCCTATGGCAGTGGCACTCCGGAACCCGACTGGACACTCGTTCATAAGACACCTGTTCACTACAATGTGGGACATATCGGTGTTGCCGAGGGAGACACCGTCAGCCCCGATGGCAAGTATCTCGTCGCATTTAACAAATGGTCAGTGGATCGTTTTTTCCAGACTGGGCCCCTTCTCCCGCAGAACTTCCAACTCGTCGATATATCTGCAAAGGGCACGACAATGCCCGTTATTTATGACATGCCCATCGGTGTCGGTGAACCTCACTACGCACAGATTGTTAAAGCAGACAAACTCAATCCGTGGGCGGTGTATCCAGAAATCGGGTGGGATCCGCACACACAATCCATGGATCCCATGGCACCAAAACCGAAGATGGAGCGGGTTGTTCGCAAGGGCAACACAGTCGAAGTATTCATGACTTCCGTGCGTAGTCACTTTAATCCTGAGCATGTCACGGTGAAGCAAGGCGACAAAGTGATTTGGCGCATCACCAACATAGAACGTGCGGTTGATGCGGTGCATGGGTTCTCGATACCGGTGTACAACGTGAATCTCAGTCTGGAGCCGGGAGAAACCGCCAAGATCGAGTTTATCGCTGATACGCCTGGCACATTCCCGTTCTATTGCTCAGAGTTCTGCTCGGCACTCCACCTCGAGATGATGGGGTACTTCATGGTTGAGCCGAACTGA
- a CDS encoding cytochrome C: protein MKSAIVDRIVGPRLSRDQQAQHGLRFGMPGWFLLLARALLLVSLFLPYWHMELQAPQYPSGLHMTAYMNTLTGDVAEIDGLNHYIGMRSLYEAARFERKIGVFVMIAMVVMLEFAAFIHSRWAVLLVLPAMLFPIVFLLDLHLWMRHFGLNLDPNAPLSNSVKPFVPTALGKGGIGQFVTIATPGAGLVLASTSSVVMVIALFFHRRAYLPLVRAQADENEQVQ from the coding sequence ATGAAATCAGCGATTGTTGATCGCATCGTCGGTCCGAGGTTAAGTCGAGATCAACAGGCACAACACGGCCTTCGATTCGGTATGCCCGGATGGTTTCTGCTGCTCGCAAGAGCTCTGCTGCTGGTGTCACTCTTCCTGCCGTACTGGCACATGGAACTCCAGGCACCGCAATATCCAAGCGGCTTGCACATGACCGCGTATATGAACACCCTGACAGGTGATGTTGCTGAAATCGATGGACTGAACCACTACATTGGCATGCGATCACTCTACGAAGCTGCGCGGTTTGAACGAAAGATTGGCGTGTTTGTCATGATCGCGATGGTTGTCATGCTTGAGTTTGCCGCGTTCATTCATAGTCGATGGGCGGTGCTGCTTGTGCTACCGGCAATGTTGTTCCCGATCGTGTTCCTGCTGGATCTACACCTCTGGATGCGTCACTTTGGTTTGAATCTCGACCCCAATGCGCCGCTATCCAACTCTGTGAAACCGTTTGTGCCAACCGCGCTTGGTAAGGGCGGTATCGGCCAGTTTGTGACCATCGCCACACCAGGCGCGGGGCTCGTGCTGGCGTCAACTTCCTCAGTTGTCATGGTCATCGCGCTGTTCTTCCACCGACGCGCATACCTCCCGCTTGTCAGAGCGCAAGCTGATGAGAATGAACAGGTTCAGTGA
- the nosD gene encoding nitrous oxide reductase family maturation protein NosD, with translation MCPKQTRVVSAVLAAVFAVAAPIHANGQISQDKQSKHRMSVEMLERMIADASSGSTVVIPPGTYRGQLKVRSPVVLDGQGEVTIDGEGIGTVIEITAPSVTVRNIRVTGSGDNVTGEPAAIRVLAPAVVIEHNVITDALFGIDLRESSDSVVRYNDITGKPLEPGRRGDGIRLWWSHHCTVEDNIVRQARDMVFWYSEGLKISRNVVSGSRYGLHFMYSHDTTLEENELASNSVGVYLMYSNRITLIANRMTDNRGASGYGIGLKDCDDIELFGNALLANRVGIYIDNAPSSIDSIGSISSNMIAFNEIGLLATPNTHSNTIVSNAFIENEEQAATHGRGDLGNNTFSTAGTGNFWSDYAGFDHDRDGIGDLAYAPRNLFAAIVSREPNLRFFMHSPAQQAVDFTARALPELRPQPVFIDEHPLVKAPSIDITMPKHQSTPWHLAIVGICLIGGVACLGSWLYWEQPLGQTATKDVP, from the coding sequence ATGTGCCCGAAACAAACCAGAGTTGTGTCAGCCGTGCTGGCAGCCGTCTTTGCTGTAGCGGCACCTATCCACGCGAACGGGCAGATCAGTCAGGACAAACAGTCGAAGCATCGCATGTCTGTAGAGATGCTCGAACGCATGATTGCGGATGCCTCGTCAGGCAGTACTGTTGTCATTCCTCCAGGAACGTACCGCGGCCAGTTGAAAGTACGCTCACCAGTTGTGCTTGATGGACAAGGAGAAGTGACAATTGATGGCGAGGGTATTGGTACAGTAATTGAGATTACGGCGCCGAGCGTGACGGTTCGTAACATACGAGTGACCGGTTCGGGTGATAACGTGACGGGTGAGCCTGCTGCAATTCGAGTGCTTGCGCCAGCCGTCGTCATTGAACACAATGTTATCACCGATGCGCTCTTTGGGATCGATCTTCGAGAGTCGTCGGATTCGGTGGTTCGGTACAACGACATCACTGGTAAGCCGCTAGAGCCGGGTCGGCGCGGTGACGGAATTCGATTGTGGTGGAGCCATCACTGCACAGTTGAAGACAACATCGTCAGACAAGCAAGAGATATGGTGTTCTGGTATTCTGAAGGACTCAAGATCTCACGAAATGTTGTGAGCGGCTCTCGGTATGGCCTGCATTTTATGTACAGCCATGACACAACGCTGGAAGAGAACGAGTTAGCGAGTAACTCTGTCGGTGTCTACCTGATGTACAGCAACCGAATCACGCTCATAGCAAACAGGATGACGGATAATCGCGGAGCTTCTGGATATGGCATCGGGCTGAAAGACTGTGACGATATAGAACTCTTCGGCAACGCGCTGCTTGCCAATCGTGTTGGCATCTACATCGACAACGCCCCTTCATCGATCGATTCCATCGGATCGATCTCGTCCAACATGATCGCGTTCAACGAGATTGGATTGCTGGCAACACCAAACACACACAGCAACACGATTGTTTCCAATGCGTTTATAGAGAATGAAGAACAAGCTGCAACTCACGGCAGGGGTGATCTCGGAAACAACACATTCTCAACTGCAGGCACCGGCAACTTCTGGTCAGATTACGCTGGCTTCGATCACGATCGCGATGGCATCGGCGATCTTGCATATGCGCCGCGAAACCTGTTCGCAGCAATCGTGAGTAGAGAGCCAAATCTTCGGTTCTTCATGCATAGCCCAGCCCAGCAGGCGGTCGATTTTACCGCGCGGGCGCTGCCTGAACTCAGGCCTCAGCCCGTATTTATTGACGAACATCCGCTTGTGAAAGCGCCCAGTATTGATATCACAATGCCGAAACATCAAAGCACGCCATGGCATTTGGCAATCGTCGGTATCTGTCTCATCGGTGGAGTGGCGTGTCTCGGTAGCTGGCTGTACTGGGAACAACCGCTCGGGCAGACTGCAACAAAGGATGTGCCATGA
- a CDS encoding ABC transporter ATP-binding protein, which produces MIVASHVSRTFGKTRAVDDVSFELPRGSSLALWGSNGAGKTTLIRCLLGVTRCSGAITIGGVDVRRHGRVARSRVGYVPQELAFHDDIRLAQAMMFFARLRRADLASASDSLRAVGLQGHERKRVRDLSGGMKQRLALATALLSDPPLIILDEPTSNLDSIGRGEVVDTLKQLLHSGKTLLFASHRPDEVMALAERVMVLEKGKVVRTSTPAELWPTKTSVQVMRLVLNMSSETKAAEILQSAGHAVHLNGSGLCVSVPSDNKATPIHVLSQHNIEVRDIELLENVTLPGEKT; this is translated from the coding sequence ATGATCGTAGCATCACATGTCAGCCGAACATTTGGAAAGACCAGAGCAGTCGATGATGTTTCTTTCGAACTCCCGAGGGGATCGTCGCTGGCGCTGTGGGGAAGCAACGGAGCAGGAAAAACGACACTCATCCGTTGCCTGCTCGGTGTGACACGGTGCAGTGGAGCCATCACGATCGGTGGTGTCGATGTGCGTCGCCATGGCCGAGTTGCTCGATCGCGTGTCGGCTATGTGCCACAGGAACTTGCGTTTCACGACGATATAAGGCTCGCTCAGGCGATGATGTTCTTTGCAAGGCTCAGGCGAGCAGACTTGGCTTCGGCCAGTGACTCGCTACGCGCGGTTGGTCTCCAGGGACACGAGCGAAAACGAGTCCGCGATCTGTCCGGTGGCATGAAGCAGCGGCTTGCGCTCGCGACCGCATTGCTTTCAGATCCACCACTGATCATTCTGGACGAGCCAACCTCAAATCTCGATTCCATTGGTCGCGGCGAGGTGGTCGACACACTGAAGCAGCTGTTGCATTCAGGGAAAACGCTGCTGTTCGCATCACACAGACCTGATGAAGTCATGGCGCTTGCTGAAAGAGTCATGGTGCTTGAGAAGGGCAAGGTTGTCCGTACATCCACACCTGCCGAACTCTGGCCAACCAAGACGAGTGTGCAGGTGATGCGCCTCGTGCTGAACATGTCATCGGAGACAAAAGCAGCCGAGATCCTGCAATCCGCTGGGCACGCGGTCCATCTTAACGGAAGTGGGCTCTGTGTATCCGTTCCCAGCGACAACAAGGCAACACCCATCCATGTGCTGTCGCAGCACAACATTGAGGTGCGAGATATCGAACTGCTTGAGAATGTGACATTGCCGGGAGAAAAGACATGA